A window from Spiroplasma endosymbiont of Aspidapion aeneum encodes these proteins:
- a CDS encoding DpnII family type II restriction endonuclease: protein MSDNKLQPFVKWVGGKRQLLDILRLFIPKDINNYFEPFIGGGALFLDLVPRRAFISDVNIELITTWNIIKNNPKSLTSLLDTYVKNHNKQGRDFYYNIRHLDPAKLQEVELAARFIYLNKTCFNGIYRVNRDNIFNTPFNNKEIIKSSTLYNQENIMNISKFLNENTIYISNNDFEEILDSANEGDFIFLDPPYDFDNKGFDSYTSGSFGKNGQERLHEFLIKADRKGIKWILTNHNTELINKLYKNFNNYKVPVNRFINSNANDRQNSTFETIIYNFNLSREQEYKLNQELYFKELKATSYILKKYVSWDKINEFLEFNKDKIKNLNNLLSPNIKEFNVNLNNLFDKHRDSLELIPMLLANNKIEHNNTAKFTYVNNNRKEIEYNYNNKELVFEFINESGLLTNLFLNPEICDIKTYIYGVKLGLSSHDKKNKSGQFMNDLIDKILTEKVIYFDKEVKQNKILGQASLKEDKRFDFVFKIGEITYCLECNFFNGSGSKLNSELPRFIRLEEKLKDFKNYEFIYVADGPGLRNNKEIVLNAMDKIKNMFNITRFEEFLDKISKTWWK from the coding sequence ATGAGTGACAATAAATTACAACCATTTGTAAAATGAGTAGGTGGTAAAAGACAGTTGTTAGATATTTTAAGATTATTTATTCCTAAGGATATTAATAATTATTTTGAACCATTTATTGGTGGAGGGGCATTATTTCTTGATCTTGTTCCCCGAAGAGCATTTATTTCAGATGTAAATATAGAACTAATTACGACTTGAAATATTATTAAAAATAATCCAAAATCTTTAACATCATTATTAGATACTTATGTAAAAAATCACAATAAGCAAGGACGAGATTTTTATTATAATATAAGACATTTAGACCCAGCTAAGTTACAAGAAGTTGAGCTTGCTGCAAGATTTATATACTTGAATAAAACTTGCTTTAATGGAATTTACAGAGTTAACAGGGATAATATATTTAATACGCCATTTAATAATAAGGAAATAATAAAATCATCAACTTTATATAACCAAGAAAATATAATGAACATATCAAAATTTTTAAATGAAAATACAATTTATATTTCAAATAATGATTTTGAGGAAATATTAGATAGTGCAAATGAAGGAGATTTTATATTTCTAGATCCACCTTATGATTTTGATAATAAAGGTTTTGACTCATATACATCTGGTTCATTTGGGAAAAATGGTCAAGAAAGATTGCATGAATTCCTAATAAAGGCAGATAGAAAAGGGATTAAGTGAATTTTAACCAATCATAATACAGAATTAATTAATAAACTATATAAGAATTTTAATAATTATAAAGTACCTGTTAATCGATTTATAAATTCTAATGCAAATGATCGTCAAAACTCAACTTTTGAAACAATAATCTATAATTTCAACTTATCTAGAGAACAAGAATATAAATTAAATCAAGAATTATATTTTAAGGAATTAAAGGCAACATCTTATATTTTAAAAAAATATGTTTCTTGAGATAAGATTAATGAATTTTTAGAATTTAACAAAGATAAAATTAAAAATTTAAATAATTTACTTTCTCCAAATATCAAAGAGTTTAATGTTAATTTAAATAATTTATTCGACAAACATAGAGATTCATTGGAATTAATACCTATGCTTTTGGCAAACAATAAAATTGAACATAATAATACTGCTAAGTTTACTTATGTAAACAATAATAGGAAAGAAATAGAATATAACTATAATAATAAGGAACTTGTATTTGAATTTATAAACGAATCTGGTTTACTTACTAATTTATTTCTTAATCCAGAAATCTGTGATATAAAAACATATATATATGGTGTTAAATTGGGATTATCATCCCATGATAAGAAAAATAAATCTGGTCAGTTTATGAATGATCTAATTGATAAAATATTAACAGAAAAAGTGATTTATTTTGATAAAGAGGTAAAACAAAATAAAATTCTTGGTCAAGCATCATTGAAAGAGGATAAGAGATTTGATTTTGTTTTTAAAATTGGAGAAATAACATATTGTTTAGAATGCAATTTCTTTAATGGTTCAGGATCAAAATTAAATAGTGAGTTACCAAGATTTATTAGATTAGAAGAAAAATTAAAAGATTTTAAAAATTATGAGTTTATTTATGTTGCAGATGGACCTGGTTTAAGGAATAATAAGGAAATTGTCTTGAATGCAATGGATAAAATAAAAAATATGTTTAATATAACCAGGTTTGAAGAATTTCTAGATAAAATATCTAAAACTTGATGAAAATAA
- a CDS encoding site-specific integrase produces MNQYILFLKKNQYSSNTILTYKSVLGIYKNEMYDIRNIKNKLITYYKNPNTVWTHYNIICSYMRWSNDARIKQLKQLKLPKIPKIYMSIFDKKFLMKKTKVFQHDSAQLKNKKLLVKFMFETGLRAAEVNKIISINKNIITLIGKGNKIRDVFHNSKTTFKINFKEITTKTLRLWVKEVLGKNFTPHSIRRSFATHMLLKGANPKMVMLQLGHEKVETTFRYLQLSMYQNKKIYDDFF; encoded by the coding sequence ATGAATCAATATATACTATTTTTAAAAAAAAATCAATATTCAAGTAATACAATATTAACCTATAAAAGTGTACTAGGTATTTACAAAAATGAAATGTATGATATAAGAAATATAAAAAATAAGCTTATAACATACTATAAAAATCCAAATACAGTATGAACACATTACAATATTATTTGTTCCTATATGAGGTGAAGCAATGACGCTAGAATAAAACAATTAAAACAACTTAAGCTTCCAAAAATACCAAAAATATATATGTCAATTTTTGATAAAAAATTTCTAATGAAAAAGACTAAAGTTTTTCAACATGATTCTGCACAACTTAAAAATAAAAAATTACTTGTCAAATTTATGTTTGAAACAGGACTAAGGGCCGCTGAGGTTAATAAAATAATATCAATCAATAAGAATATCATCACATTAATTGGAAAAGGAAATAAAATTAGAGATGTTTTTCATAATAGTAAAACTACTTTTAAAATTAATTTTAAGGAGATAACAACAAAAACATTAAGATTATGAGTTAAAGAGGTGCTTGGAAAGAATTTTACACCACATTCAATAAGAAGATCTTTTGCAACACATATGTTATTAAAAGGTGCAAATCCTAAAATGGTAATGCTACAGTTGGGCCATGAAAAAGTAGAAACCACCTTTAGATATTTACAATTGTCTATGTATCAAAATAAAAAAATTTATGATGACTTTTTTTAA
- a CDS encoding MAG4270 family putative restriction endonuclease: MIFYKLDIPFASLAKLLKSYPKRGQHRYMYSGVYEFYLDQLGNVVYFDVTFDTDLLTVRYNDNDNMNINWKGVLGELFDLRSTVFNHIDKRNYKVPYGLSSDDIDNLNNLIKNRKVFNNVLKIDIFISGANTSTKINLHNTNPIFIYYSGINSNNPGNYNFCPFINFFYKISTKNMHDYYTYLFSKRENHKIIHIKNLEDYFSLFSEKKQLFEKFNKSNFPNLIDEDSSEEVIKSTMTIRDVKEIDNVYNDYCNSLGLYSKNLNTKIYSKNDTLNKYLRSIYNKRINNWDNFSNMSDNIFNIPDYMIADNAHIVSFSYLCKTKDYKRATDPENRLKLEPNIHRAFDDSIISIDNTGKVIFNENRKNEVKIFKGRYGDGLKIKKEIFNEFSNKTKNYINENFLHFKKNKKNL; the protein is encoded by the coding sequence ATGATTTTTTATAAATTAGATATTCCTTTTGCTTCACTTGCAAAATTACTAAAATCTTACCCTAAAAGAGGGCAACATAGATATATGTATTCTGGTGTGTATGAATTCTATTTAGATCAATTAGGAAATGTTGTATATTTTGATGTTACATTTGATACTGATTTATTAACTGTTAGATATAATGACAATGATAATATGAACATCAATTGAAAGGGTGTACTTGGAGAATTGTTTGATTTAAGATCGACAGTATTTAATCATATTGATAAAAGGAATTATAAAGTTCCGTATGGACTTTCAAGTGATGATATTGACAATTTAAATAATTTAATTAAGAATAGAAAAGTATTTAATAATGTATTAAAAATAGATATATTTATATCAGGCGCAAATACTTCTACAAAAATAAATTTACATAATACAAATCCGATATTTATTTATTACAGTGGAATAAATTCAAATAACCCTGGTAATTATAATTTTTGCCCATTTATTAATTTCTTTTATAAAATATCAACAAAAAATATGCATGATTACTATACGTATTTATTTAGTAAGCGAGAAAATCATAAAATAATACATATCAAAAATCTAGAAGATTATTTTTCATTATTTTCTGAAAAAAAGCAATTATTTGAAAAATTTAATAAATCTAATTTTCCAAACTTAATTGATGAAGATTCAAGTGAAGAAGTAATTAAATCCACAATGACTATAAGAGATGTAAAAGAAATTGATAATGTTTATAATGATTATTGTAATTCTTTGGGTCTTTATTCTAAAAACTTAAATACTAAAATTTATAGTAAGAATGACACATTAAATAAATATTTACGTTCAATATACAATAAGAGAATTAATAATTGAGATAATTTTTCCAATATGTCAGATAATATATTTAATATACCAGATTATATGATTGCAGATAATGCTCATATAGTTAGTTTTTCATACTTATGTAAAACTAAGGATTATAAAAGAGCAACAGATCCTGAGAATAGGTTGAAATTAGAGCCAAATATACATAGAGCCTTTGATGATAGTATTATATCTATTGATAATACTGGTAAAGTAATATTTAATGAAAACAGAAAAAATGAGGTCAAAATATTTAAGGGACGATATGGAGACGGTCTAAAGATAAAAAAGGAAATCTTTAATGAATTTAGTAATAAAACCAAAAATTATATTAATGAGAATTTTCTACATTTTAAGAAAAATAAAAAGAATTTATAG
- the feoB gene encoding ferrous iron transport protein B has protein sequence MESLNKEKLSKKDKIDQYLLIGNPNVGKSTIFNHTTSSVNDVGNFNRTTVSKKRGKIKNCPNKYLIDLPGVYNLKSTFADECIAIDTVLANKYNGIVNVLNSTTFKRDMHLTIQLLETGKDIFINLNMVDELNQRKIDKLQLKKQLRCNVNLTIANKNVGIKNIKNELNCPIKGFRLNYGPEIEAEIRTIMDKITIDCFSKRFIAIQLLEGNDNVLKYLRENGQDLLVFDDILKAKEKYSLGIIDRRNQFINKVYLNSFIFEEGIIYKQSTLAKKIDFILLKQSFGIPIFILSLMGVYYITFGPYTGGYVQSKIDYFLNDYLSDEIKSWFAPIADSQTWWWVPSIICDGFIAGVFGVLPFFIYIIILFFFVGLFQQSGFIARISVICDRLLYKVGLSGRSIIALISGMGCNVPTIMMARGSASRREKLTSIFIAPFISCSARATVFAFIASMVITNNTWIVIFSLQIISAIIALAIGLIFSQTMFRKSPYLLVQEIPKWRRPDPKSISKLMWFECKTFFHRVVIFIVIGSIFLWFLVHLGPTGLLNDDQISTSFIVYFSKYLSYIFIPLGLNDYRIVTSLILAIPAKELAISNMLIIFKDQASIQEYFTFARALSYLIFFMLYIPCISTLAIFKKETSWKFTIVNVSASLSIAWILSTIIYQTTILI, from the coding sequence ATGGAAAGTTTAAATAAGGAGAAATTATCTAAAAAAGATAAAATTGATCAATATTTATTAATTGGAAATCCAAATGTTGGAAAATCAACAATTTTTAACCATACAACATCATCTGTTAATGATGTGGGAAATTTTAACCGAACAACAGTTTCTAAAAAAAGAGGAAAAATTAAAAATTGTCCAAATAAATATTTAATCGATTTACCTGGAGTTTATAATCTAAAATCAACCTTTGCTGATGAATGTATAGCTATTGATACTGTTTTGGCAAATAAATATAATGGAATTGTTAATGTTTTAAACTCAACAACTTTTAAACGTGATATGCATTTGACAATCCAACTTCTAGAAACTGGAAAGGATATTTTTATCAATTTAAATATGGTTGATGAATTAAACCAAAGAAAAATTGATAAACTACAGTTAAAAAAACAATTACGTTGCAATGTTAATCTTACAATTGCAAATAAAAACGTTGGAATCAAGAATATAAAAAATGAGTTAAACTGTCCAATTAAGGGATTTCGTCTAAATTATGGTCCAGAAATTGAAGCAGAAATTAGAACAATTATGGATAAGATTACGATTGATTGTTTTTCAAAAAGGTTTATTGCAATCCAACTATTAGAGGGTAATGATAACGTTTTAAAATATTTAAGAGAAAATGGACAAGATTTATTAGTATTTGATGACATACTAAAGGCAAAAGAAAAATACAGTCTTGGAATTATCGATCGAAGAAATCAGTTTATAAATAAGGTATATTTAAATTCTTTTATTTTTGAAGAAGGAATTATTTACAAGCAAAGCACACTGGCTAAAAAAATTGATTTTATTTTATTAAAGCAGTCATTTGGTATTCCAATCTTTATATTATCGCTCATGGGTGTGTATTATATTACATTTGGACCATACACTGGTGGTTATGTGCAATCAAAAATTGATTATTTTTTAAATGATTATTTAAGTGATGAAATTAAATCTTGATTTGCACCAATTGCAGATTCGCAAACGTGATGGTGAGTACCATCAATTATTTGTGATGGATTTATAGCAGGGGTGTTTGGTGTACTACCATTCTTTATCTATATTATAATTTTATTTTTCTTTGTTGGGTTATTTCAACAAAGTGGATTTATTGCTAGAATTAGTGTAATTTGTGATCGCTTATTATATAAGGTTGGGTTAAGTGGGAGAAGTATAATTGCTTTAATTAGTGGTATGGGTTGCAATGTACCAACAATTATGATGGCTCGTGGTTCTGCTAGTCGTCGTGAAAAATTAACTTCAATTTTTATTGCCCCATTTATATCTTGTAGTGCTCGAGCAACTGTATTTGCTTTTATCGCTAGTATGGTGATTACTAACAATACTTGAATAGTTATCTTTTCTTTGCAAATAATATCTGCAATAATAGCTTTGGCAATTGGTTTGATATTTTCACAAACTATGTTTCGAAAAAGCCCATATTTATTAGTTCAAGAAATACCAAAATGAAGAAGACCGGACCCAAAATCAATATCAAAATTAATGTGATTTGAGTGTAAAACCTTCTTTCACAGAGTTGTTATATTTATTGTTATTGGTTCAATATTTCTTTGATTCTTAGTCCATTTAGGACCAACTGGTCTTTTAAATGATGACCAAATTTCAACATCATTTATTGTTTATTTTTCAAAATATCTTTCCTATATTTTTATACCTTTAGGACTAAATGATTATCGAATTGTAACGTCGCTAATTCTAGCAATTCCAGCAAAGGAATTGGCAATTTCAAATATGCTAATCATCTTTAAAGACCAAGCGAGCATTCAAGAATATTTTACATTTGCAAGAGCACTTTCTTATTTAATCTTTTTTATGTTATATATTCCATGTATTTCAACATTGGCTATTTTTAAAAAAGAAACATCTTGAAAATTTACAATCGTAAATGTATCAGCATCATTATCTATCGCTTGAATATTATCAACAATAATTTACCAAACAACGATTCTTATTTAA
- a CDS encoding valine--tRNA ligase, which produces MDDKMEKKYNYKQVEAGKYDFWVENNLFTNNTTSKKEPFTILLPPPNVTGKLHIGHALDNAIPDLLIRFKKLNGYDINWIPGMDHAGIATQAKVEERLWKEHKKTRYDYGREEFIKKVWEWKDEYSDSIRQQWKKLGLALNYKDEYFTYSKDLNNMVNHIFVKMYNEGLIYKDNRIIHWDCQFKTALSNIEVIYEEKEGSMYHFKYFFKDKKTDYLEVATTRPETIFADSCIVVNPNDKRYQKYIGKYVINPLNDKELLVIGDEYVDIDFGTGVMKCSPGHDVNDFELGKKYNLEIINIFNDDATLNENVTKEFIGLKREDARKKVIEYTKTNNTFVLEKKIIHNVGISERSKTVVEPLIKDQWFVKMKKLAAMVLDLQKSDDKIEFYPPRLEDTLKHWMDNIHDWTVSRQIWWGHQIPVWYHKETKEVYVNTIPPKDIKNWDQESDVLDTWFSSGLLPFSCFLNWDFKKNKNISNEFNKYFPTSLLVTGYDLIFFWVARMIFFNKMFTNKKPFSRVLFHGLVRDEMGRKMSKSLGNGVDPMQVIEDFGCDSLRLMLTTNSSPGQDIRFSEEKIRYAWNFINKLWNASRYILMNNEEQFKYNSNFFLEKNTNLENEIDKWILNKLSLVEKEVARNIDKYEFAVAGKLLIDFVWDDFCSWYIELSKVNLQSKDLGIKNYTLNTMQYVLKNILIMLHGFIPFVTEEIYQKLSLEKSILLDKWIENKHNFEINYLDYLIPIISNIREFRTKNTVSNSKPLIFKINLTKSKNKAKIDSYLKTINSYLEKIVNVKIENNLQFSSNLTTTIAIDDFSLEVENSSFIDKTALINDLNKQIIDLGKEIKRSESILANKNFIEKASKDKIDAEKEKYHMYKNQYITLKIKLKDI; this is translated from the coding sequence ATGGATGATAAAATGGAAAAAAAATATAATTATAAACAAGTAGAAGCGGGTAAATATGATTTTTGAGTAGAAAATAACTTATTTACCAATAATACAACTTCAAAAAAAGAACCTTTTACAATCCTTTTACCTCCTCCAAACGTTACTGGAAAACTGCATATTGGTCATGCTTTAGACAATGCAATTCCAGATCTTTTAATTCGTTTTAAAAAGCTTAATGGATATGATATTAACTGAATTCCAGGGATGGATCATGCCGGAATTGCTACACAAGCAAAAGTAGAAGAAAGATTGTGAAAAGAGCATAAAAAAACACGTTATGATTATGGGCGTGAAGAATTTATTAAAAAAGTATGAGAATGAAAAGATGAATACTCAGATTCTATTCGCCAACAATGAAAAAAACTTGGATTAGCATTAAATTACAAAGATGAATATTTTACCTATTCTAAGGATTTAAATAATATGGTAAATCATATCTTTGTTAAAATGTACAATGAAGGTTTAATTTATAAAGACAATCGCATAATTCATTGGGATTGCCAATTTAAAACAGCGCTTTCAAACATTGAGGTAATTTATGAAGAAAAAGAGGGGTCAATGTACCACTTTAAGTATTTCTTTAAAGATAAAAAAACAGATTACTTAGAGGTTGCTACAACAAGGCCAGAAACAATTTTTGCAGATAGCTGTATAGTCGTAAATCCAAATGATAAACGTTATCAAAAATATATTGGAAAATATGTTATCAATCCTTTGAATGATAAAGAATTACTTGTAATTGGCGATGAATATGTAGATATTGATTTTGGAACTGGAGTTATGAAATGCTCTCCAGGTCACGATGTTAATGATTTTGAATTGGGAAAGAAATACAATTTAGAAATAATTAACATTTTTAATGATGATGCAACATTAAATGAAAATGTCACAAAAGAATTTATAGGTTTAAAAAGAGAGGATGCTCGAAAAAAAGTTATTGAATATACAAAAACTAATAACACATTTGTTTTAGAAAAGAAGATTATTCACAATGTGGGAATTAGTGAAAGAAGTAAAACAGTAGTTGAACCATTAATAAAAGACCAATGGTTTGTTAAAATGAAAAAATTAGCAGCAATGGTTTTAGATCTTCAAAAATCAGATGATAAGATTGAATTTTATCCTCCAAGACTAGAAGATACCCTAAAACATTGAATGGACAATATTCATGACTGAACAGTTTCTCGACAAATTTGATGAGGTCACCAGATTCCTGTTTGATACCACAAAGAAACTAAGGAAGTATATGTAAATACAATACCTCCAAAAGATATCAAAAACTGAGACCAAGAAAGTGATGTTTTAGATACATGATTTTCATCTGGACTTTTACCATTTTCATGTTTTTTAAATTGAGATTTTAAAAAAAATAAAAACATTTCAAATGAATTTAATAAATACTTTCCAACATCATTACTAGTAACCGGGTATGATTTAATCTTTTTTTGAGTTGCGAGAATGATTTTCTTTAATAAAATGTTTACCAATAAAAAACCATTTAGTCGTGTTTTATTTCATGGTCTTGTTCGCGATGAAATGGGAAGAAAAATGTCAAAATCTCTTGGTAATGGTGTTGACCCAATGCAAGTTATTGAAGACTTTGGGTGTGATAGTTTAAGATTAATGTTAACGACAAATTCTTCTCCAGGACAAGATATCCGTTTTTCTGAAGAAAAAATTAGATACGCTTGAAATTTTATCAATAAATTATGAAACGCTTCTAGATATATATTAATGAATAATGAAGAACAATTTAAATACAACTCTAATTTCTTTTTAGAAAAAAACACCAATTTAGAAAATGAAATTGATAAATGAATTTTAAACAAATTATCACTTGTCGAAAAAGAAGTAGCTAGAAATATTGACAAATATGAATTTGCTGTTGCTGGAAAATTATTAATAGACTTTGTTTGAGATGATTTTTGTAGTTGATATATTGAATTGAGCAAAGTAAATCTGCAATCAAAAGATTTGGGTATTAAAAATTATACATTAAACACAATGCAATATGTACTTAAAAATATCTTAATTATGCTTCATGGATTTATTCCTTTCGTAACTGAAGAAATATATCAAAAACTATCTCTCGAAAAATCAATTCTTTTAGACAAGTGGATAGAAAATAAGCATAATTTTGAAATTAACTATTTAGATTATTTAATCCCAATTATTAGCAATATTCGTGAATTTCGAACAAAAAACACTGTTTCTAACTCAAAACCATTAATCTTTAAAATAAACCTAACTAAATCAAAAAATAAGGCAAAAATTGATAGTTATCTAAAAACAATCAATAGTTATTTAGAAAAGATTGTTAATGTTAAAATTGAAAATAATCTACAATTTTCTTCTAATTTAACAACAACAATAGCTATTGACGATTTTTCATTGGAGGTTGAAAACTCATCGTTTATTGATAAAACAGCTTTAATTAACGATCTCAATAAACAAATTATTGATTTAGGAAAAGAAATTAAGCGAAGTGAATCAATTCTAGCTAATAAAAACTTTATTGAAAAAGCTTCAAAAGATAAAATAGATGCTGAAAAAGAAAAATATCATATGTACAAAAACCAATATATTACACTAAAAATTAAATTAAAAGATATATAA
- a CDS encoding DegV family protein yields the protein MKVVILADSSVSKKFMIENEIELLPLNIVKSDLTVIQDDNSLSEDDFYTLLDNDNLKTSQSIIGDLIDKWNYLLLENDHIICCLLSKGLSGQFNTAVRIADEDEYKGKVTVIDTNGVSVVNSRIILKIKKLLSEGKTPAEIKDIIEDISNNNKYNKFGFIIPKNLQQLVKGGRVSKSVAILAKMAKFVPILKYDGTIDKETKIRLFKNAISYAMEWFIDNRFTTIDISYSKCSLQTLELIKSEAIVSGLKIGLEEVLPNTIITHTGRETFALIAADIFF from the coding sequence ATGAAAGTAGTTATTTTAGCAGATTCTTCTGTTTCAAAAAAATTTATGATTGAAAATGAGATTGAATTATTGCCCCTAAATATAGTTAAATCAGATCTAACAGTTATTCAAGATGACAACTCATTAAGTGAGGATGATTTTTATACATTATTAGATAATGATAATTTAAAAACATCACAATCAATCATTGGAGATTTAATTGACAAATGAAATTATTTATTATTAGAAAATGACCATATTATTTGTTGTTTACTTTCAAAGGGTTTATCGGGTCAATTTAATACCGCTGTACGAATTGCAGATGAAGATGAATACAAAGGAAAAGTAACTGTAATTGACACTAATGGTGTTTCTGTTGTTAATTCAAGGATTATTTTAAAAATAAAAAAATTATTATCAGAAGGAAAAACTCCAGCAGAAATTAAAGATATTATCGAAGATATATCAAATAATAATAAATACAATAAGTTTGGATTTATAATTCCAAAAAATTTACAGCAACTTGTTAAAGGTGGGCGTGTTTCAAAATCAGTTGCTATTTTGGCAAAAATGGCAAAATTTGTTCCTATTCTTAAATATGACGGGACAATAGATAAGGAAACAAAAATAAGACTATTTAAGAATGCAATCTCATATGCTATGGAATGGTTTATTGATAATAGATTTACAACAATCGATATATCTTATAGCAAGTGTAGTTTACAAACGTTAGAATTAATTAAATCAGAAGCAATTGTATCTGGTCTTAAGATAGGTTTAGAAGAAGTTTTACCAAATACAATTATAACACATACAGGAAGAGAAACATTTGCATTAATTGCAGCAGATATATTTTTTTAA
- a CDS encoding DnaJ domain-containing protein: MDVRTVRGRKYYSLIIWLWITLSVYSYLFIAGISRNYNDNDGKIIITILFVLYLLYTCVGIAGCCIYISRIKMRIKLLVNNGQDLKPFNLVEIIIWIFLFFIIALWMLMVNSNIELEKSMKENGTFDDHMRNSQAQSQNINNFFNQFRQNFQGQNQDPVNKPINNYELAKAYGVLGLNEKASEDEIKRAYKALIMKWHPDKNDSKNAAIKTSEINAAYDLIRKNRGF, encoded by the coding sequence ATGGATGTAAGAACAGTAAGAGGGAGAAAATATTATTCACTAATCATATGATTATGAATTACATTATCTGTATATTCATACTTATTTATTGCAGGTATTTCTAGAAATTACAATGATAATGATGGTAAAATTATTATTACTATTTTATTTGTATTATATTTGCTTTACACTTGTGTTGGTATTGCTGGTTGTTGTATATATATTTCAAGGATTAAAATGCGCATAAAATTATTGGTTAATAATGGTCAAGATCTAAAACCATTTAATCTAGTAGAAATTATTATTTGAATTTTCCTATTTTTTATAATTGCACTTTGAATGTTGATGGTAAACAGTAATATTGAATTAGAAAAAAGTATGAAAGAAAATGGAACATTTGATGACCATATGCGAAATTCTCAAGCTCAATCTCAAAATATTAATAATTTCTTTAATCAATTTAGACAAAATTTTCAAGGTCAAAACCAAGATCCTGTAAATAAACCGATTAATAATTATGAACTAGCAAAAGCTTATGGTGTCTTGGGACTTAATGAAAAAGCTAGTGAAGATGAAATTAAACGCGCATATAAAGCACTTATAATGAAATGGCACCCAGATAAAAATGACAGTAAAAATGCAGCAATAAAAACAAGTGAAATAAATGCTGCTTATGATTTAATTCGTAAAAATAGGGGATTTTAA